Proteins encoded by one window of Halomonas sp. SH5A2:
- the tagH gene encoding type VI secretion system-associated FHA domain protein TagH produces MYAIQTDAITLVVINSEALEGRSTSSFVFRGDGGTLGSGAHDNWLLQDHRWRIRPGHADITKIDGKFCLIDSSGQTFINRSTLPLGRGRKVALRDGDELLIGEYRLKVHLGDRQSWQPGAHSLATLVDEEHEDVTVHGHASPVGSHGPGREQPQREDPIEALGGVIPGSLQHDPMVALEDDVPGPAMLESVDTLPVSQRHEYQQWAQQERRHEAVSLPDIPSLNGQKTHRSNDMDERQLDDLERSVGEQLEDRWQKPTTRSLSHVGADPLLRGLGIDLPFRDSEEQQAFLEEAGQTLRAAIDGLRVLQQTQNDSKYPLRDRRLQPIEDNPLRLGQSFEETAETMLSASRSPVHLSAPEAVAESLRHQGQHQAAVEDAIGHALSAILDAFSPEALLKRFHAYRGAGNRIDNESGWAWEMYDHYYRELNSDRQQGFQKLFWEVFEQAYDQSVRRQQREDA; encoded by the coding sequence GGTGGTCATCAATAGTGAAGCGCTCGAAGGGCGCTCGACGAGCAGCTTCGTTTTCCGTGGTGACGGTGGCACCTTGGGCAGTGGCGCGCACGATAACTGGCTGCTGCAAGACCATAGATGGCGTATCCGGCCCGGTCACGCCGACATCACCAAAATTGACGGAAAGTTCTGCCTCATCGATAGCAGTGGGCAAACCTTCATCAACCGTTCGACCTTGCCCTTGGGGCGTGGCCGGAAGGTAGCGCTGCGTGATGGAGACGAGCTGCTGATCGGCGAGTACCGCTTGAAAGTGCATCTTGGCGATCGTCAGTCATGGCAGCCTGGCGCGCACTCCCTCGCCACCCTGGTTGACGAGGAGCACGAAGACGTCACCGTCCATGGGCATGCGTCGCCGGTGGGAAGCCACGGTCCCGGGCGCGAGCAACCGCAACGCGAAGACCCTATCGAAGCGCTGGGCGGCGTCATCCCCGGGTCGCTGCAGCACGACCCGATGGTGGCACTGGAGGACGACGTTCCCGGACCGGCCATGTTGGAATCGGTCGATACCCTGCCTGTTTCCCAGCGCCATGAATATCAGCAATGGGCTCAGCAAGAACGCCGTCACGAAGCGGTGAGCCTGCCAGACATACCCTCTCTTAACGGCCAAAAAACGCACAGGAGCAATGACATGGATGAGCGGCAATTAGACGACCTGGAACGCTCGGTGGGTGAGCAATTGGAAGACCGTTGGCAAAAGCCAACGACTCGCTCGCTAAGCCATGTTGGTGCTGACCCATTACTGCGGGGATTGGGTATTGACCTGCCTTTTCGGGACAGTGAAGAACAACAAGCCTTCTTAGAAGAAGCGGGCCAAACCCTGCGTGCCGCCATCGACGGGCTGCGGGTATTACAACAGACCCAAAATGACAGTAAGTACCCACTGCGTGATCGGCGCCTGCAACCGATCGAAGACAATCCGCTGCGCTTGGGTCAGTCATTCGAGGAAACGGCTGAAACCATGCTGTCAGCGTCACGCAGCCCTGTGCACCTGTCAGCACCGGAAGCCGTGGCCGAGAGTTTGCGCCACCAGGGCCAGCATCAAGCGGCGGTCGAAGATGCCATTGGCCACGCATTGAGCGCCATTTTGGACGCCTTTTCCCCCGAAGCGCTGCTTAAACGCTTTCATGCCTATCGCGGCGCCGGAAACCGTATCGATAACGAAAGCGGCTGGGCGTGGGAAATGTATGACCACTATTACCGCGAACTGAATTCTGATCGGCAGCAAGGGTTTCAAAAGCTGTTTTGGGAAGTGTTCGAGCAAGCCTATGACCAGTCTGTGCGTCGTCAGCAGCGGGAGGACGCATGA